The DNA segment GGTGGTGCTGACCCACCACAGCCTGAGGAACACCGGGCGCCAGCCGTTGAGACTGAATCATGGCGAAGCCCCCAAGCTGCCGCCGATGGACGCCGTCGGCAGCGGAGCCGTGCAGGACAAGCAGAAGGCCTTCCTTGAGGAAATCATCCAGAAGGTCAATGGCCTCTTCGAGGGCGACCTGACCGATGACGACCAGCTCGTATATGTGAACGGCGTGCTCAAAGGCAAGTTGCTGGAGAACGAGACGCTCATGCAGCAGGCCATGAGCAACAGCAAGGAGCAGTTCGCCAACTCACCCGACCTGAAGGACGCGCTTATGCATGCCATCATGGACGCGCTCGACGCCCACAATACGATGAGCACACAGGCGCTGGGTTCGGAACGAGTGCGCGAAGGGCTCAAAGAGATTCTGCTTGGACCAGCCCAGCTTTACGAAGCCCTAAGGCAGCGCTCGACCGCGAATCGCCCAAGCGCTATGTAAATCTAAGTGGAACTGGTCGCAGAACTGCCTTGTTTCTCGCAACCATCTATTTCGGGCGGCAATTCTGCCTACTGAAGCCTTTCTCAGGAATCCGGCCTTATAGGGGAGCCTACTCTAGCTAGGCTCGCGTCCATCTCTTGGGCAACTTGAAGCGCCCAAGCGCGCCAACGCTCGTATTCGTCTGCGTTTGCCAGTTGCCCTCCCGATTCGACCCGTGCATCAAGCGATGCCACGTATCGCCGCAGCAAGTCAGCTCTCTGCCAGTTCTCAGCTTCTGCAACAAGAGCCACGCGCCGAGCGCGTTCCTCCTCAGCAAGGCGCTCCACCTCCTTCCGCTTTTTCTCTTCCTCTTCACGACACGCCTGCTGTTCGGCATACACTCGTTTCTGTTCTGCCCACCTTGCGATAGCCGCCTGTGAACACTCGTAACGGCGCGCCATGGCTCGAGCAATCTCTTCCATTCGGTCTTGCAGCGGCTGGCCAGGCCGGTCAACAACTTCTGTATGTCCGAGACCTTGTTGCTCGACAAAAACGGCGAGGCGACCGGTGGGCAGTAGCCGCCTAATCTGCCTAGTCGATTTGTCCCAACTGTTCACCTCCGAACGGGAGCCAACCTCGAACTTCTCGCTGACCCGAACTGCTATATGTGCCTGCGCTTTAGCGAACTGAATTCGGGAACCGTCATCGCTTGTCCGCACTTCGTAGCCTTCCTTTTCCGCGCGCTCACAGAGCATGTTCAGGATGGCGAGTCCACGCCGGTAGTGCTTGAGGGAGAGGCGAACGGGAGACTTACGGTGGCGTCCGCCTAGCAGTTGCCCGGCATCGCAAAAATACTCCCAGCCTCCCCAAATCCGCTCGCGCGACGGATATTGCCTGCCAGGATGCGCTTGCTCCCAATCGTGCTTCGTCTTTAGTTGAGCGGCATTCTTTGCTTCGGCCTCTAACTCAGACCGCACCTTGCTCAGTACGGCATGCCAGTGCTTAGGCTCAGGAAGCTCGACGAAGGCCGGCTGCGGCTCGCTCGGCCGCTCCGGCAGTTGTGCCCCATCATCAAGATTCGGCGGGACTTTGCGTGGGCGTCCCACCTTCTTTGCCCGTGTTTCGCGCTCCACCATCTCAAGCAGTGGCGGTTGAGTTACGGAATATCCCGATTCCAGCTGCATCCAATGCCCCCTGGGCGGCACGGGCACCTGCAGCTTGTCGCACAGCTTCCGAATTGCCGCGCCGGGTATCCCATATTTGGGCTCAAGCCGACTCATCGGCGTCGCCCATACATCCTCATATAGTGCAGTTCGGTCTACGGATGTTGGCTGCTGAGGTTTAGCTTTCATAGAAGAGAACTAACTTGATTGCCCCGCAGTCTGCACGGGGCCTAGCCTCAAGGCTTCCAGTATCGCGTGGCGCTTCTGGGTTTCTCATCCGAACCTGACCGAGCAACTCGCTCTTGACGGCTCGCCGGCGAGCGTCCGGACGCCGCGGCATGGTCCCGCCTGAGCGCTCAACGGTAGGCCTCCTTCATGTTGTGAAACCAGGCTCCGGCACCGCGTCTTCGGTCGCAAGCGCCGGCATGGGTGCTGGCCCATGCGCCTCGCAAACCTCGATGATGCGGTTCGCCAGGTCGTCTGCCGACGCGCAGCGGTACGACGAGTACCGGTCTGCGCTGTTATCCGCCTTGCTTGCTCGGATGACCCACTTCCCGGAGATGTCCCGCGCGAGAACCGGTATCTGAGACATCGGGATGAGCCAGGTCACCTCAAAGCCCGCCAGGGCTTCATCGCATAGTGCGGCAACCAAGTATGCGCGACGAGCCTCGTTGAACGTGGTCTGCCTGAGTTCGAAGTGAACCAGGTTCCCACGCTCCTTGGTACCCGCCTTGTATAGCGTGACGGTCCGACACTTCAGCTGAATGGCGACAGCGTTGCCAGTCTCCTTATCGAAGAACAAGACGTCAATGCCGTCGTCATCTGCGAGCGGTTGAAAAGGTGAAAGCCGGCCATCGCTCGCCTTCATGACTGCATTGACGAGCAGGTTCTCCCCGATGGCACCAATTTGTGTGGAGGACAAGGGCATGAGTCGCAGGTTGTAATGAAACTTCGCCCATTGTCCGGTCATTCTGGTGTGCTTGCCAAGCGGGGCCGCCAAATGTCACTTTAAGCATCGACGGCCGCGCTATCGACGGTCATCTGTTGGGAGTATCTTGCCGACGTCGGCTGTAAGGTTTGCTTCTCGCCTTCGCTCGCTGGTAGAGGAGGTGAATTGCCTGCTAGGGCTGGCGGAATTCAGCACGTAGTCCGTCCTGCAGAATGTTACGAAGCCAAGCGTGGCAAGGCCATGGCGAGAATTGGGGTGATGGAGAACTCCCAGAAGGAATATGAATCTGATCCCCTTTCTGGGAGTTTTCGACTTGCCGATGAGCACGCCCGACTTTTTCCGTAGCCGCCTTGACGCCATGATCGACCTGCGCCATCCGCTGGCGGTTCTGGCCATGCGTATGCCGTGGCCGCAGATCGAGGCGACGTTGGCGCCAGTGTTCGCACGCCAGGCGCGAGACGGACAGTTGGAGGTGGGCGAGGATCTGTTCGGCCCGACCCTGGCGGTGGCGGGTGCCGGTATCAGTGCCGCGGGTCGGCCGCGGTTGCCGATCCGTCTGATGGTCGCACTGCTGTACCTCAAGCATGCATACAACGAGAGTGACGAGTCGGTGTGCGAGCGGTGGGCGCAAGACGTCTACTACCAATATTTCAGCGGCCAGGAATACTTCGAGCCCCGTCTGCCATGTGACCCGACCAATCTGGTGCGCTTCCGGCAGGCATTGGGCGAGGCCGGCGTCGAGGAGTTGCTGGCGACCACGATTGCCGCTGCCGTGCAGATGGGCGCGATCAAGCCGGCTGAGTTCGAGTGTGTGATCGTCGACACCACGGTCAGGAGAAGGCCATCGCCTATCCGACCGACAGTCGATTGCTGGATGTGGCGCGTGCCAAACTGGTCCGCCTGGCCAAGCGTGCAGGCCTGAACCTCAAGCAGACTTTCGAGCGCGAGGGCAAGAAGCTGCGCCGCAGTGCGGGCGGATACGCGCACGCCAAACAGTTCAAGCGACTGCGTCGAGTGCTCAAACGCCAGCGCACCATTCTCGGCCGGATCCTGCGGGATATCGAGCGCAAGTTGTCCGGGACATCGGACGCCATGCAAGCCACGATGCAGCCATGGATCGAGCGGGCGTGGCGAATCTGTCGGCAACGTCCGAAGGACAAGAACAAGCTCTATGCCTTGCACGCCCCGGAAGTCGAGTGCATCTCGAAGGGCAAGGCGCGCCAGCCGTATGAGTTCGGCGTCAAGGTCAGCCTGGCAGTTACTGCGAGCCAAGGCCTGATCGTCGGTGCACGCAGCTTCCCCGGCAATCCCTACGACGGCCACACACTGCATGCCCAGCTCGAGCAGACCACCATCCTGCTGCAGGAGCTGCCCGGCGCCCCGAAACCCAACACGGCTATCGTCGATCTGGGATATCGCGGCGTGGATGCCGAGGTGGCTCCGGTGAAGATCGTGCATCGCGGGCGAATCAAGACGATGAACCAAGTCCAGCGCAGAATGCTCAAGCGGCGCCAGGCTGTCGAACCCGTTATCGGGCACGTCAAGGCGGATCACGGACTACGGCGCAACTGGCTCAAGGGCGAAGCTGGTGACGCACTGCATCCGATCCTTTGTGCTGCTGGCTTCAATCTGCGCTGGCTGCTGCGGGCCATCGTCCGCCTGGGACTGTCGGCGGTATTTTTTGTTTTCCTGCTGCTGCGCTTGCTTGGCCGAACCGTTGTGCCCGTCGGCCAGCTCGCCCTGCCGAAGCTGCGGGACTGAAACTGCCGGTGCCGCCCTTTATCACCTCTTTTGCAGCTCAAGCCAATTTTGCAGGACCGACCACGTAAGGTTCGCCTCGCGACGCCTTGAGCAGTTGCGTCGATTTCCACCTTCCATGCGGCGGTTTGGGTTAGAGAGACCGCGCCGTGCGCAAGCATGCGCGACATCGCCTGCGCCCCCCGCAGGCGCGGCCAAGCTCTTTCCCCGGGTTGCAGCTCTCATCAATACTCAAAGCCGTTGCCAGGTGGCTTGGCGACGCGTCGATGTACCGAAGTGCGCCCGCACCGAATGGACCGTCCGACCTCAGGTAATAAGCAGCAATAGCCGATTCGACATGTTGCCGTTCAGCTGCGGAATATGCTTCGTCCACATCGTCCTTGGCAATCTCACGCCATGCATTTGAACGTTTCGACGACGCCATTGATTGTTCTCTTTCGCACTTGGGCGAACCTGTTGTTCCTCTGGTACTGCCCGGCATCAGCCGTGCCGTGAGTGACAGACTCAACGACGGTTCCCAGATGATGCATGATGTGGCGCGCCGTACTGCACGCACGGCTAATGCCTGGGATGTCCTCGCTTCGTCCGGTGTCGATGCGGACGTGTCAGAGCCCGACTAGTTAGGCCGCCGCCCTCAACGCAGCGACTGTAGTACTGAGGAAAAATAGGAAGGGTACGCTGCCAGCACTGTATCGAACTGCTGTGGGGAATTGCGAGCATGCTCTAAAACGTCGCCCTTCGTCGCAGGTATGCCGGCGCAGATTGGCTTCAAGTCCTGAGCCAACATGCGGTCCGTAAATCCAGCCTCATGTATTGCGATACTTAGCCGGTCTGGGAGGCCATATTTCAGCTCGCTTTGGAGCAGCTTAAGCCGCTCTACGACCAGTTCTTCATTGGCCGTCTCAAAGTAAGTGACAAGCGCTGTGAAATATAGAGAGAATTCATAACCGAAACAGTTGTCACATAGTTCAACCACGTCATCCGTGGTGAACTTTCGCGACTGTTCACCATGCTGTTTAGCGATTTTCTCTTGATGTATGGCTTCCTCGGTGTGACGATATGATGCTCCAGAAATCCATAGCTGTGCAATTAAGAGTAGGCGCTCGCGTCTAATACAACGCGCAAAGATTTCGCTATCGCCGATAGTGTCAAGTAACGGCCAGATGGTGTCCAATAATGCGGATTCGGAATCCCGAGAAGAAATAACTACTTTCTCAAAATTATTTTGACACCAGGTGTAAATCCCTTCGAGGACGCCAATGCTTAAAAGTGTGCGGGAATTTCTATGTTGAGCTTCGGAATCCGGAACACGGTTATCCACTTCCTCAGCAATTATATTGAACAATCCAATGAGGGAAATTCGCTGACCTACATTTCCAAGGGCGTAAGCAAGAGTTGACTGTGCCAGCGTCGTCACAGTTAACATAAAATCGTCGAACGATTTTTCCCCTCTATTGGCTTGCAGGAAGCTCGCGACTGCGGTGACCAGCCGCCACTTCAAATCCACTTGGCGTTTAGCACTTGTCGTCATCCCGAGGCCAGGGGCTCGGGAGATTATTTCTGTTACCAAATCGAACGCTTGAGTTTTCCCTTCGACAAGGGCACCAATTATTACGGACGTATCACAGATTTTCATCGTCCTGTCGTCGTTCACAATCGGCTCTAGCAACTCAAAAAGCGAACTGCCACTCGGCTCCATGTTTTCAGCGTCAAGGAGATGCTGTACTCCCCTCCATTTCCAACCGTCGCTGCCGGCTCGTCCGTCATAAAGTCGAGGGTCAGCGAATATGACGGACCCTTCAATATGCATGCCCGCACGGCCGGTCCGTCCCATGAGATTCTGAAAATCACGAACCTTGATACGCTCCCCAGCTTGGAGCGTCGTCGGCACTACGAGATATCGCAACGGCAGATTTACGCCCTGTGCTAGAGTGGAGGTGCAAATTACGAGCGGAATAAGCTCCTCCCTCATAGCATGCTCGACACAGGTGCGAATACCTTGTGGAATATTCCCGTGGTGCATTAGCATACCGAGACGAGCCGCTCCAGACGCAAAGGAATCGACGCCGAAGTGTTTCGTATGTAGAGTAACGAGCTTACCTAGTTCGGCCGGGTCAGCGAATTGAGCTGGTGAAGCATAAGGCAAATCGCGTCGATAGCAGTCTGCGGCCATTTTCACAAGGGTCGAAACGCTGCCTTTCAGTCCGCAAAATATAGCGACGCTACCTTGAGCAGCAAGTTTCAGCCCAAGATATAAAGCAATGCTTAGTGGGTCATCTTTTTTAGGAAAGTCTCTGTCAAGCCGCTCACGCTTGAACTTTGTGAGTCGTATAGGTTCAATAACCCGAGGCACGAAATACGGGGGGTCATTAGGTCCACCGAGTACATCAAATTCCAATGTACCTAGAGCCCGCCGCCAGCTAGCAAATACGACCGAACGCAACATCGGTACAAGACTGTTGCCGGCGACAACGCGAGCATGCTTGCCAATAAGCCAGTCTGCGACCGCACGTCCGTTTGCAATGACCGCAGATATAAGCACGACCTGTGCATGCTGCGGAATCAGCTGCTTCAGGGTAGTCAACAACAACTCGTAAGTCGCGCCGCGACTACCGGAGTCGAACTGATGGCCCTCATCATAGACGACCAGCCCGATTGCATCCGCTAGTTCGGGTTGTTGCCTGAGGACGTACAGCAATTTCTCTGGGGTGACAACCAGGACCGATGAAGAATATCCGAACGGGTTGCCGAACAGTCCACCCAGCACGTCGCGGAAGTCCTGTTGCAGAACGTCAGTGAGTTCGCTGACCGAGACCATTTCGCCGGTGAACGCAGCACGAAGCGAGTTGGAAATCTCCTGGCACAACGCTCTGAACGGTGCTACCACGACCGCGGCCTTTGCGCGACGAGAAATGAAAGCACTACGGATAATCAACTCAATCGCGCGACTCTTGCCGGCACTGGTTGGCATTTGAATGACGGCCGAGGCTCCCGCATATAGGCCTTCCTGGCCTAACAAGTGCTGAGCAGGCCATAATTCGCCTACGAAGTTCTTCTTCCGGAGTACATGTGCCCACTGTTCCTCGTCCAGCCTTGAGTACGCTGGCAACGTGCGTCTGCTGGAGTTGGCGAGCTTCCGAAGTACTATGGCAACCAATAGGTCTGCGTATGCAAGTTCATGAGCAGAACCACGAGCGTAGACTTCCTTGCGCAAGGCCGCACAATGCCGAAGGACGAGACGTTCATCAACACCCTCTGTCGATAAGAAGATGCCGGCTGAGCGAAGAACAAAGCCAATAGCAGTAGCAAAACGGTCACCGGCCTCCGGCATCCAATCTCGCCATCTTTCTGATAGCACGCGGCGAACGACCGCAGCAAGCGAACCAGAGTTGTCTAGCTGTCGGCTATCAAGCATCCTGCTAATGACCAAGGTGCTTCCGGGTGTCTCTCCTAGATAGAACGACGCGGCAGCCAGGGTCAGAAGCTCATCATCGATTTCGGAGTCAAACTTAGACTCCACGTATGCATAGAAGAACGAAGCGGCAAACTGCAGACCCTGACGGTCTGCCACCGAAATCCGCGTGTACAGCGTTCCTCTCTCAAGGTACTGGTTACAGAGGTTCGCCGCCTCGTCGCCAAGAATTCCTACCGTTAGCAGAAGCAGGTCGGAGGGCTTTGTCCCTGGAGGAATTCTAATGTGCTCAGCCTCCGGGACCGAGTACTCATACATTCTCGCCTTTGAGCGAGTAATGCTGAATATGCGGCGTGAGTTTGATTCAGGCCTCATTCGCGGCTAGCTCATATAAGTTGTGGGCCAACGTCATTAGGTCCTGGCCTCTAATGACCAATAGAAGAAGCAAGTCGTCGTCGCCATGGACGGCCGTGAGAGTCGCCTTAATCTCGTCAACATCAAAGGCCCCGTCGTGCAGCACTGCCGCCGCGCCGATTTGTTCCCTGAATGGCCTGTCTGGCTTACATTGAAAGCGCTCAACCATCTGCACTCGCTCGCCGTCACCTTTTTCGGCCGCGCGCCTCTTCATCGAGTTCAATGTAAAGGCTTGGCGCAAGCTATCCTTCGCAGCATCATCTACCGCGTGTTGTAGCCGGGGCTTCGTGGCAAAGCCGTCCGTCAACTTCGCCTTTATTTCAAACGTAGTCAGCGTATCGTGAGCTGCAATTCCGTCTTTTGCAATCTGCAGGCCGATGACGTCGGTTCCCTTTACAGAGTCGTTGGGCGTCGCCTTGTCCAGATACCTCCATCTGGGGACCCAATGGTTCAAGACATACTCGAGGAAATCTGCCACGAGAATCTCGGCAAAGTCTCCAGCGCGCACAGAGGGGCCGGGCTTTTGCGTTGCGCTCGGGAAAAGCATGTTTGTGAGGTACTGAGCCCTCGTCAGGCCCGTTCCTGAACGAAGCATGTCCAGCATGCCGTCTTCGCAGTAATGCTGCCGCAGGTGGCGCGCCCACGCAGACAGCACGGCAGCTTCCGGCTGATGCAAGAACTCGTAGACGACCACCTGTTTGCCCTCATCAGTGGTGACCGCCTCACATTCTTGAAGCCAATTGAGATGGTCAGGGGCAGGCATGCCTGCCCCTGTGAAAAGCTTTACTAAAACTCATACTTTGCAGCGATAGAGTCGGGAATGTCCTAGGGAAGGACTTGCTACTAGTCGAACTTCTGCGATTGGCAGAGACGCTCCACATGCTACGCCGACTCAACCTCCGGAGGTAGGGGCGACCGTCGAGAATGGAACTTTCGCAGGTGTTCCGCTCCCGGCGAACTCAGCGTCGTTCGTATCTGGCTTGACCGGCGATAGATTACCTCATGCGATATAACTGGCATCGGGCCAAATCGATGAATTCGTCGTACGTGAAGATAACGGCATTACGACGACGCCTCAGCTTCTGCCGGTCTTCGCTAGAGAAGTCATCGCGATGGCCAACAATCAAATATGTCTGCGGAGTATGAACCTTTATATCGTGGGTCTTCTCTAGCCAGCTTCGGTTAACTTCTTGATTACACCACTCATCATATTCATCTACTTGAGCCAAGGCAGATTCGATTACCGCACTTGGCTTGTGCCGGGTATCTGTGCCGACCATTGGAGCACCCGAAATACGGGGCAGCTTAAATTCCACAATATCCGCGTAGCCGTCCATTTTAACGATAAGGAAATCCGGCCTCAAATTGGCCTTTCCTGCTTCATACTGCCACACCAACTCTTTCTCGGGATTGATATCGTTAGCCCCGAACGCGAGCTGAAGAATTTGTGGGTGCTTGGCCAGATATCGGGTAATTTCTGTTTCCGAAGACGCCCCCGAGCCCACCAGAGAGATGAATTCATTCAAAACCTCGTGGAGCTTGAGCTTGTATCTCGGAACTTGATAATTTGCGAGGAAATTTCCGAAGTGTTTAAGACTGTCGTCCGTATGATAAGCATATCCATCTTCGTGAATCGGCATTATCTCCGCGAAATCTATTCGTCGGGTTCTAATCGCCCCTTCAGAGTCCGACCAGAAGATTGTAACATTCGACATGAAAGTTGGCTCAGTGGCTGTACTGACATCGAACAGCGTATTGAGCGCGATATCGTTAGGATTCGCAACAACATCATACAAATAGTCGCCCAAAATGGTCATTGCGTCTCCAACGAAGAACTGCATGTTCTCGATATTACTCGGAACCTGGAGCATAGGCGTGGAAGGGGTTACTTCAATCCCAAGAAAATCGAATATAGTCTTGTTCGGAGAAAATTCCGCCTGCACCTCATAATTGTCCTTATCGCTCTCTTGCGGGCCGACATACTCAACCACAAGATGCGTCTTCAATGCGCCAATACGCAATATCTTCGGGTACGGGAATGCCGGGTTCAAGGTCTCACGTCTACCCGGGAATTTCTGGAGTACGTCGTAAATCTCCCCGAATACATGCTCATCCAAGTTACCAGCCATCTCTTGTACGAATGTCTTAAAATCGCCTTCTGTCACAATATTCTTCCAATTAATGATTAGAATTCCATGAGGATGAGTGTATTGTAACGGCGACCCTTGAGAGCCTGTCACAGTTCATAAAATTATGCCATGCTTAGTAGCCGCCAAACAGTTGCAGAAGGAGTGCTCCGATGAAGACTCGGCCAAAGCTAGTCTGCGTTAGCGAAAGCCGGCGCCAAACAAATTCTATTCGCATTCCTAGATGTTCAATACGATGATTGTTAGATTTCCTGTAACGCTTGACCGGGACCGATTGCCAAGGCTTTTTGCCGAGCTTGACGCAGCGCGGGACCAGGACGAAGTCTCAGTGGACTTCGCACCTCTACGGTTCTCCATGCCGACCGGCATGCTCGCTCTGGGTTCCAAGTTGCGGCAGTGGGTTGATTACCGGAGGGAGAAGGGCTTCACTTCGTATGCGAACGGAATCGACGAAGGGAAGCAAGCGCATTCGTACCTGATGCATATGGGATTTTTCCATTTCATCGGCATGGATGCCGGCAAGGACGTTGGCGAGGCTCGAGGGTCCCGGAGCTATGTACCTATTACGCGCATAGGTCGTCCAGACGTCGATGTTGGTCGCCAAGGCGTGGAGGACTGGTACACGGCAATCGAAGCTGAAGCGAGGCGGATTGCCGGCGTGCTTGCAGGTTCCTTCGACGATTCGCAGCCGCTCAGGACGTATACGTAGTCGGTCCTGCAAAATTGGCTTGAGCTGCAAAAGAGGTGATAAAGGGCGGCACCGGCAGTTTCAGTCCCGCAGCTTCGGCAGGGCGAGCTGGCCGACGGGCACAACGGTTCGGCCAAGCAAGCGCAGCAGCAGGAAAACAAAAAATACCGCCGACAGTCCCAGGCGGACGATGGCCCGCAGCAGCCAGCGCAGATTGAAGCCAGCAGCACAAAGGATCGGATGCAGTGCGTCACCAGCTTCGCCCTTGAGCCAGTTGCGCCGTAGTCCGTGATCCGCCTTGACGTGCCCGATAACGGGTTCGACAGCCTGGCGCCGCTTGAGCATTCTGCGCTGGACTTGGTTCATCGTCTTGATTCGCCCGCGATGCACGATCTTCACCGGAGCCACCTCGGCATCCACGCCGCGATATCCCAGATCGACGATAGCCGTGTTGGGTTTCGGGGCGCCGGGCAGCTCCTGCAGCAGGATGGTGGTCTGCTCGAGCTGGGCATGCAGTGTGTGGCCGTCGTAGGGATTGCCGGGGAAGCTGCGTGCACCGACGATCAGGCCTTGGCTCGCAGTAACTGCCAGGCTGACCTTGACGCCGAACTCATACGGCTGGCGCGCCTTGCCCTTCGAGATGCACTCGACTTCCGGGGCGTGCAAGGCATAGAGCTTGTTCTTGTCCTTCGGACGTTGCCGACAGATTCGCCACGCCCGCTCGATCCATGGCTGCATCGTGGCTTGCATGGCGTCCGATGTCCCGGACAACTTGCGCTCGATATCCCGCAGGATCCGGCCGAGAATGGTGCGCTGGCGTTTGAGCACTCGACGCAGTCGCTTGAACTGTTTGGCGTGCGCGTATCCGCCCGCACTGCGGCGCAGCTTCTTGCCCTCGCGCTCGAAAGTCTGCTTGAGGTTCAGGCCTGCACGCTTGGCCAGGCGGACCAGTTTGGCACGCGCCACATCCAGCAATCGACTGTCGGTCGGATAGGCGATGGCCTTCTCCTGGACCGTGGTGTCGACGATCACACACTCGAACTCAGCCGGCTTGATCGCGCCCATCTGCACGGCAGCGGCAATCGTGGTCGCCAGCAACTCCTCGACGCCGGCCTCGCCCAATGCCTGCCGGAAGCGCACCAGATTGGTCGGGTCACATGGCAGACGGGGCTCGAAGTATTCCTGGCCGCTGAAATATTGGTAGTAGACGTCTTGCGCCCACCGCTCGCACACCGACTCGTCACTCTCGTTGTATGCATGCTTG comes from the Cupriavidus basilensis genome and includes:
- a CDS encoding DUF4365 domain-containing protein, producing the protein MTGQWAKFHYNLRLMPLSSTQIGAIGENLLVNAVMKASDGRLSPFQPLADDDGIDVLFFDKETGNAVAIQLKCRTVTLYKAGTKERGNLVHFELRQTTFNEARRAYLVAALCDEALAGFEVTWLIPMSQIPVLARDISGKWVIRASKADNSADRYSSYRCASADDLANRIIEVCEAHGPAPMPALATEDAVPEPGFTT
- a CDS encoding DEAD/DEAH box helicase, coding for MYEYSVPEAEHIRIPPGTKPSDLLLLTVGILGDEAANLCNQYLERGTLYTRISVADRQGLQFAASFFYAYVESKFDSEIDDELLTLAAASFYLGETPGSTLVISRMLDSRQLDNSGSLAAVVRRVLSERWRDWMPEAGDRFATAIGFVLRSAGIFLSTEGVDERLVLRHCAALRKEVYARGSAHELAYADLLVAIVLRKLANSSRRTLPAYSRLDEEQWAHVLRKKNFVGELWPAQHLLGQEGLYAGASAVIQMPTSAGKSRAIELIIRSAFISRRAKAAVVVAPFRALCQEISNSLRAAFTGEMVSVSELTDVLQQDFRDVLGGLFGNPFGYSSSVLVVTPEKLLYVLRQQPELADAIGLVVYDEGHQFDSGSRGATYELLLTTLKQLIPQHAQVVLISAVIANGRAVADWLIGKHARVVAGNSLVPMLRSVVFASWRRALGTLEFDVLGGPNDPPYFVPRVIEPIRLTKFKRERLDRDFPKKDDPLSIALYLGLKLAAQGSVAIFCGLKGSVSTLVKMAADCYRRDLPYASPAQFADPAELGKLVTLHTKHFGVDSFASGAARLGMLMHHGNIPQGIRTCVEHAMREELIPLVICTSTLAQGVNLPLRYLVVPTTLQAGERIKVRDFQNLMGRTGRAGMHIEGSVIFADPRLYDGRAGSDGWKWRGVQHLLDAENMEPSGSSLFELLEPIVNDDRTMKICDTSVIIGALVEGKTQAFDLVTEIISRAPGLGMTTSAKRQVDLKWRLVTAVASFLQANRGEKSFDDFMLTVTTLAQSTLAYALGNVGQRISLIGLFNIIAEEVDNRVPDSEAQHRNSRTLLSIGVLEGIYTWCQNNFEKVVISSRDSESALLDTIWPLLDTIGDSEIFARCIRRERLLLIAQLWISGASYRHTEEAIHQEKIAKQHGEQSRKFTTDDVVELCDNCFGYEFSLYFTALVTYFETANEELVVERLKLLQSELKYGLPDRLSIAIHEAGFTDRMLAQDLKPICAGIPATKGDVLEHARNSPQQFDTVLAAYPSYFSSVLQSLR
- a CDS encoding DUF1837 domain-containing protein, encoding MPAPDHLNWLQECEAVTTDEGKQVVVYEFLHQPEAAVLSAWARHLRQHYCEDGMLDMLRSGTGLTRAQYLTNMLFPSATQKPGPSVRAGDFAEILVADFLEYVLNHWVPRWRYLDKATPNDSVKGTDVIGLQIAKDGIAAHDTLTTFEIKAKLTDGFATKPRLQHAVDDAAKDSLRQAFTLNSMKRRAAEKGDGERVQMVERFQCKPDRPFREQIGAAAVLHDGAFDVDEIKATLTAVHGDDDLLLLLVIRGQDLMTLAHNLYELAANEA
- a CDS encoding Shedu anti-phage system protein SduA domain-containing protein — encoded protein: MTEGDFKTFVQEMAGNLDEHVFGEIYDVLQKFPGRRETLNPAFPYPKILRIGALKTHLVVEYVGPQESDKDNYEVQAEFSPNKTIFDFLGIEVTPSTPMLQVPSNIENMQFFVGDAMTILGDYLYDVVANPNDIALNTLFDVSTATEPTFMSNVTIFWSDSEGAIRTRRIDFAEIMPIHEDGYAYHTDDSLKHFGNFLANYQVPRYKLKLHEVLNEFISLVGSGASSETEITRYLAKHPQILQLAFGANDINPEKELVWQYEAGKANLRPDFLIVKMDGYADIVEFKLPRISGAPMVGTDTRHKPSAVIESALAQVDEYDEWCNQEVNRSWLEKTHDIKVHTPQTYLIVGHRDDFSSEDRQKLRRRRNAVIFTYDEFIDLARCQLYRMR
- a CDS encoding IS5 family transposase produces the protein MSTPDFFRSRLDAMIDLRHPLAVLAMRMPWPQIEATLAPVFARQARDGQLEVGEDLFGPTLAVAGAGISAAGRPRLPIRLMVALLYLKHAYNESDESVCERWAQDVYYQYFSGQEYFEPRLPCDPTNLVRFRQALGEAGVEELLATTIAAAVQMGAIKPAEFECVIVDTTVQEKAIAYPTDSRLLDVARAKLVRLAKRAGLNLKQTFEREGKKLRRSAGGYAHAKQFKRLRRVLKRQRTILGRILRDIERKLSGTSDAMQATMQPWIERAWRICRQRPKDKNKLYALHAPEVECISKGKARQPYEFGVKVSLAVTASQGLIVGARSFPGNPYDGHTLHAQLEQTTILLQELPGAPKPNTAIVDLGYRGVDAEVAPVKIVHRGRIKTMNQVQRRMLKRRQAVEPVIGHVKADHGLRRNWLKGEAGDALHPILCAAGFNLRWLLRAIVRLGLSAVFFVFLLLRLLGRTVVPVGQLALPKLRD